A stretch of the Buchananella sp. 14KM1171 genome encodes the following:
- a CDS encoding DEAD/DEAH box helicase: MAKRLNIGFDSDLLESVSSEFDLRSPNKEALRQLIFTLDGAYEPSVMQVLNLATGVGKTYLMAAFVEYLRRQGVSNVVIVTPGKTVQAKTVQNFTPGTHRYITGSAVPPEVVTPQDYSAWIARQNGQALLSSGGEVPMLAFIFNIQQLIAPKDAEGDTHGSSVDALRRKPRRFDENAGVLFDYLKALDDLVVIADESHLYGSSAVAFNAALKELDPAATIGLTASVDKKTDHVIYEYPLYRAIQDRYVKAPVLAFRKAGYGTDQASEEQQLRDALQLRSIKQAHYDTYAASQNRPSVKAVVFVVCSDVEHATQVADLLRTPEYLGKDEAVLQVDSKHEDELTQRRLDELDRPRSEVLAVVSVNKLKEGWDVKNIAVVVTLRAMASEVLTQQTMGRGLRLPFGKHTGVGQIDQLDIIAHQSFTELLNAENVLEQFGLEEALAERDKDRVENAIRHAVQTSERESTAPDATRGRDQSEGQATTWPGSLRNDIADLDTSPGTPPITGDGNQQIPGIGVRVIPVSEGGVTPAQQWEPVSIQRNPAFAEITYHFPVTRMKVQQPQIDLSDIGDAQVEQAARRVTSTGEVLLRKEVIAALGKKLRVEDRESAQVDSVHIQDADAKDALVKLVMNMQLVPKTEQTARYVAAFLVPRFMKDVSFTSWTVKSLTSAQNELTHLIRAYTAETLRATREVPTIHPKPMPCEGYTLPLGEEVHDQVDSRDEFVRGRVYSGWFKSLFAEESFDSYTGEYVLARLLNTSPSIVWWHRLHPQDHAFIYYNAKDRYFPDFVALDTDGVYWIIEGKSERGRDDAQVQAKRGAAESLVRRLVAQDTYEGQNWGYLIAYEQDTARADSWEDLKALAQPVSNAL, translated from the coding sequence ATGGCAAAACGCCTAAACATCGGTTTTGACTCCGACTTGCTTGAGTCGGTCAGTTCCGAGTTCGACCTACGCTCCCCAAATAAGGAGGCACTGCGCCAACTAATCTTTACCCTGGATGGCGCCTATGAACCTTCGGTTATGCAGGTGCTCAACCTCGCTACCGGCGTGGGCAAAACCTACCTGATGGCAGCGTTCGTGGAATACCTGCGCCGCCAGGGGGTGAGTAACGTTGTGATCGTCACCCCGGGTAAGACGGTGCAGGCAAAGACCGTGCAGAACTTCACTCCCGGCACCCACCGTTACATCACCGGCTCTGCTGTGCCTCCCGAAGTGGTTACTCCGCAGGATTACTCCGCGTGGATTGCCCGGCAAAATGGCCAAGCTCTGCTCTCCTCTGGCGGGGAAGTGCCAATGCTGGCGTTTATATTCAACATCCAGCAGTTGATCGCCCCCAAGGACGCTGAGGGCGACACGCATGGATCCTCGGTGGATGCGTTGCGCCGCAAACCCCGCCGCTTTGACGAAAACGCCGGAGTGCTCTTCGACTACTTGAAAGCCCTTGATGATCTAGTGGTCATCGCAGACGAGTCCCACCTCTACGGTTCCAGTGCAGTCGCGTTCAACGCAGCGCTAAAGGAACTTGACCCGGCGGCGACGATCGGGTTGACCGCTTCGGTCGACAAGAAAACCGACCACGTGATCTACGAGTACCCCCTCTACCGGGCAATTCAAGACAGGTACGTCAAGGCCCCAGTCCTGGCCTTCCGCAAAGCTGGCTACGGCACTGATCAGGCATCTGAGGAACAGCAACTGCGCGACGCCCTACAGTTACGCTCCATCAAGCAGGCCCACTACGACACCTATGCGGCCAGCCAAAACAGACCATCGGTGAAGGCGGTGGTGTTCGTTGTCTGCTCCGACGTAGAGCACGCCACCCAGGTAGCTGACCTTCTGCGCACCCCTGAGTATCTGGGCAAGGACGAGGCCGTATTGCAGGTCGATTCCAAGCATGAAGACGAGCTGACCCAGCGCCGTCTGGACGAACTAGACCGCCCTAGGTCTGAGGTACTTGCCGTGGTCAGCGTGAACAAGCTCAAAGAGGGCTGGGACGTTAAGAACATCGCCGTGGTGGTCACCCTGCGCGCCATGGCATCAGAGGTGCTCACCCAGCAAACGATGGGGCGTGGTCTGCGCCTGCCGTTTGGGAAACACACGGGCGTGGGCCAGATTGACCAGCTAGACATCATTGCCCACCAGTCCTTCACCGAGTTACTAAATGCCGAGAACGTGCTTGAACAGTTCGGCCTAGAAGAAGCCCTTGCTGAGCGTGACAAGGACCGCGTCGAAAACGCAATCCGTCACGCCGTCCAAACCTCTGAACGCGAAAGCACGGCCCCTGACGCGACTCGTGGCAGGGACCAAAGCGAAGGCCAAGCCACAACGTGGCCAGGTTCTTTGCGTAACGACATTGCAGACTTGGATACTTCCCCGGGAACTCCACCGATCACTGGGGACGGTAACCAGCAGATACCCGGTATTGGGGTGCGTGTTATTCCCGTGTCCGAGGGCGGCGTGACTCCTGCCCAACAATGGGAGCCGGTATCTATCCAACGAAACCCCGCCTTCGCGGAAATTACCTACCACTTCCCAGTGACCAGGATGAAGGTGCAGCAGCCACAGATCGATCTCTCGGATATAGGTGATGCGCAGGTGGAGCAGGCGGCCCGCCGCGTTACGTCTACCGGAGAAGTGTTGCTGCGCAAGGAGGTCATCGCCGCGCTCGGCAAGAAACTACGTGTCGAGGACCGCGAAAGCGCCCAGGTGGACTCCGTCCACATCCAGGACGCCGACGCCAAGGATGCGCTGGTAAAACTGGTCATGAACATGCAACTGGTTCCCAAGACCGAGCAGACCGCACGCTACGTTGCCGCATTCCTGGTACCAAGATTCATGAAGGACGTGTCCTTCACCAGCTGGACAGTGAAGTCTTTGACCTCGGCGCAAAACGAGCTTACCCACCTCATCCGGGCCTACACAGCCGAGACACTGCGCGCCACCCGCGAAGTGCCCACTATCCACCCCAAACCAATGCCGTGTGAGGGCTACACTCTGCCACTAGGTGAGGAGGTCCATGATCAGGTCGACTCGCGCGACGAGTTTGTGCGCGGTCGGGTATACAGCGGCTGGTTTAAGTCGTTGTTTGCTGAGGAGTCATTCGATTCCTACACCGGGGAGTACGTTCTGGCACGGTTGCTCAACACCTCTCCCAGCATCGTGTGGTGGCATCGTCTGCATCCGCAGGATCACGCATTCATCTACTACAACGCTAAGGACCGTTATTTCCCAGACTTCGTTGCTCTAGACACAGACGGAGTGTACTGGATCATCGAAGGAAAATCCGAGCGCGGCCGCGATGACGCCCAAGTACAGGCCAAACGCGGGGCAGCGGAATCCCTAGTTCGTCGTCTGGTGGCTCAGGACACGTACGAGGGCCAGAATTGGGGCTACTTGATCGCCTACGAGCAGGACACCGCCCGTGCCGATTCGTGGGAAG
- a CDS encoding site-specific DNA-methyltransferase, with translation MTAQRLQLTWYNKDKALIPTEVGKYGYTWVDPLDPRYCETHTLIYDDYVQGVQTPKSDQFEYSERADLAPQEDNLLILGESGDVLEALTRVPELAEKYVGKVKLIYIDPPFNTAQTFASYEDNLEHSIWLTMMRDRLIHMKKLLADDGSIWVHLDDVEVHRMRLLLDEVFGSTNFQAEVVWQKADSPRRGSGFSVDQDFILVYGKSVNFLPNKMLRTEADNARFSNPDDDPRGPWWDGDPSGNHGDGSGGMCYAIQNPLTGEMMRPPKGASWRYSQPRILAALNDWAPYRLLNLHDADWRADNEGVSRAKASDDVCALVLDVSLEKARELVNARRLSGTPLPEILIRSTGGIGRKAYIPTEGHNPRTWWENGAVGHNRAAKSEIKALFSETVPFATPKPERLLERIIHIGSNPGDIVLDVFAGSGTTAAVAQKMGRRWVTCELLESTFTTFTRPRLEKVVNNQDPGGITRTKGERVAADGIELPEGVSPEDAAKFTSVLNKLIADDPEAKKDARIKALKTAAKTMRTKDVVNWRGGGGFQVAHLSPACFDYDPALDRVMLTRDATGQTLIESVAANLGFTLLHPDDDYIFDAQRGKALLKVIEGVATIEVVDWLACQVEPGETIVLAATAVMDGVRQHLRKTVKGSRVVALPDDLFRFSEGGRE, from the coding sequence ATGACAGCACAGCGCCTTCAGCTCACCTGGTACAACAAGGACAAGGCCCTCATCCCCACTGAGGTCGGCAAATACGGCTACACCTGGGTTGATCCATTAGATCCGCGCTACTGCGAAACGCACACCCTGATCTACGACGACTACGTGCAAGGTGTCCAGACACCGAAGTCGGATCAGTTTGAGTACTCTGAGCGGGCTGACCTGGCCCCGCAGGAAGACAACCTGCTCATTCTGGGTGAGTCTGGCGACGTCCTAGAAGCTCTGACCCGCGTACCCGAGCTGGCTGAGAAGTACGTCGGCAAGGTCAAGCTGATATACATCGACCCACCTTTCAACACCGCGCAGACGTTTGCGTCCTACGAGGACAACCTTGAGCACTCCATCTGGCTCACGATGATGCGCGACCGGCTTATCCACATGAAGAAGTTGCTTGCTGACGACGGCTCCATCTGGGTGCACCTAGACGACGTCGAAGTACACCGAATGCGGTTACTCTTAGATGAAGTATTCGGCTCCACTAACTTTCAGGCTGAGGTTGTTTGGCAAAAAGCAGATTCCCCACGAAGGGGAAGCGGCTTTTCCGTAGACCAGGATTTTATCCTTGTTTACGGAAAGAGTGTGAACTTCCTCCCCAACAAGATGCTTCGCACGGAAGCGGATAATGCACGTTTCTCCAATCCCGATGACGACCCCCGCGGTCCCTGGTGGGATGGAGACCCCTCAGGGAATCATGGCGACGGTTCTGGCGGAATGTGTTATGCGATCCAGAATCCGCTCACAGGTGAAATGATGCGCCCACCCAAGGGGGCAAGCTGGCGCTACTCCCAACCCCGCATTCTTGCCGCACTTAACGATTGGGCTCCATACCGCTTACTAAATCTGCACGACGCCGACTGGCGTGCAGATAACGAAGGAGTCTCTAGGGCGAAAGCCTCCGACGATGTGTGCGCTTTGGTACTCGATGTTTCGTTGGAAAAAGCGAGAGAGCTCGTTAACGCTAGGAGATTGTCTGGTACCCCCCTTCCAGAAATCCTCATTCGCTCCACCGGCGGCATCGGGAGGAAAGCCTATATTCCCACAGAGGGCCACAATCCACGGACATGGTGGGAAAACGGAGCTGTTGGCCACAATCGCGCAGCCAAATCTGAGATTAAAGCTTTATTTTCCGAGACTGTCCCATTTGCGACCCCCAAACCTGAGCGCCTACTGGAACGTATCATCCATATTGGTTCCAACCCTGGTGACATTGTTTTGGATGTGTTCGCTGGTTCTGGCACTACTGCGGCAGTGGCTCAGAAGATGGGCCGGCGTTGGGTGACCTGCGAGCTACTGGAGTCCACGTTCACCACCTTCACTCGCCCGCGTCTGGAAAAGGTTGTGAACAACCAAGATCCCGGTGGGATCACGCGCACGAAGGGCGAGCGGGTTGCTGCTGATGGCATTGAACTACCTGAAGGGGTCAGCCCGGAGGACGCCGCCAAGTTCACCAGTGTGTTGAACAAGCTGATCGCGGATGATCCCGAAGCGAAGAAAGATGCTCGGATAAAAGCGTTGAAGACTGCCGCAAAGACCATGCGCACCAAGGACGTGGTGAACTGGCGTGGTGGTGGCGGTTTCCAGGTAGCTCACCTGTCCCCAGCCTGTTTCGATTACGACCCCGCCTTGGATCGAGTAATGCTCACACGGGATGCAACTGGTCAAACACTTATTGAGTCTGTGGCCGCTAACCTTGGTTTCACGCTGCTTCACCCGGATGATGACTACATCTTTGACGCACAGCGCGGCAAGGCATTATTGAAGGTGATCGAGGGTGTAGCCACGATTGAGGTGGTGGACTGGCTCGCCTGCCAGGTCGAACCCGGTGAGACGATTGTGCTCGCCGCCACTGCGGTTATGGATGGAGTCCGCCAGCACCTGCGCAAGACAGTCAAGGGCTCCCGGGTAGTGGCCTTACCGGATGATCTGTTCCGCTTCAGCGAAGGTGGTAGGGAGTGA
- a CDS encoding pentapeptide repeat-containing protein, giving the protein MKEHKEAIVVFSSSFGGLALVSLVLFLTQKQAFSPHTLGYVLAVAGVVLLAAAFKWGPCLWRWNSASTGISKAVSKSISDDPATRMAGINQLISIADTFGGKYRAQVVGILCAAPSKITVDAFFEHPEGGDFDQAQLAKQRGLAQEQSHVIEALRARFRPQSPAQPAAASSAGSTAAADPSMRDWRDCNLSFHSFGVPSHFLVPFNFDHCEVNGKADFKNSIFAAGADFTRTTFREPVRFAGARFDGPVRFDGVRFEGGVDFTGVHFAQPPSFVGATGPGGAPLEP; this is encoded by the coding sequence TTGAAAGAGCACAAGGAAGCCATCGTCGTCTTTTCTTCCTCCTTCGGCGGGTTGGCGTTGGTTTCCCTCGTCTTGTTCCTCACCCAGAAGCAAGCCTTTAGCCCCCACACCCTTGGGTACGTGCTCGCCGTCGCCGGGGTGGTACTGCTTGCGGCTGCGTTCAAGTGGGGCCCGTGCCTGTGGAGGTGGAACAGCGCATCCACCGGCATCAGTAAGGCCGTGTCCAAGAGCATCTCCGACGACCCAGCCACCCGCATGGCGGGAATCAACCAACTGATCTCCATTGCCGACACATTTGGCGGCAAGTACAGGGCGCAGGTGGTCGGCATCTTGTGCGCGGCGCCCAGCAAGATCACGGTGGATGCCTTCTTTGAGCATCCCGAGGGTGGAGACTTTGACCAGGCACAGCTGGCCAAACAGCGCGGCCTGGCGCAGGAGCAAAGCCACGTAATCGAGGCCCTGAGGGCCCGCTTTCGGCCGCAATCTCCTGCCCAACCTGCCGCCGCCTCCTCCGCCGGTAGCACCGCAGCGGCAGACCCTTCTATGCGCGACTGGCGCGATTGCAACCTGTCATTTCACTCCTTCGGCGTACCCTCGCATTTCTTGGTTCCCTTCAACTTTGACCACTGCGAAGTCAACGGCAAGGCCGATTTCAAGAACTCGATCTTTGCCGCCGGCGCGGATTTCACGCGCACGACGTTCCGCGAGCCCGTGCGTTTTGCCGGCGCCCGTTTTGACGGGCCCGTGCGCTTTGACGGTGTGCGGTTTGAGGGCGGCGTCGACTTCACTGGCGTCCACTTCGCCCAGCCACCGAGCTTCGTGGGCGCGACTGGCCCGGGCGGGGCACCCCTGGAGCCGTAA
- a CDS encoding aldo/keto reductase produces the protein MRNVVLHGPGEAIEVPNIAVGCMRINELDDAGRRAFVDSALESGLTFFDHADIYGGARHVCEELFGAVGVEREAVQLQTKTGIRPGFYDSSYEHIVRSVEESLVALRTDYVDVLLIHRPDVLADADEIERAFEDLYAAGKVRAFGVSNHNARQMRSLESKWVAANQVQFSLAHPALVAAHLTVNMLSTELSPSRDAGLLEAAREDGVVLQAYSPYMDTKRWRTFMGDRENWGKLNEVIERLAGEYGVAPEAIPAAWILRVGGTQVVTGTTKGERLARIAAASDLELSREHFYELYRAAGHVLP, from the coding sequence ATGCGCAACGTCGTGCTGCATGGGCCGGGCGAAGCAATCGAGGTACCGAACATCGCGGTCGGTTGCATGCGGATTAACGAGTTGGACGACGCCGGGCGCCGGGCGTTTGTGGATAGCGCGCTGGAGAGCGGGCTGACGTTCTTTGACCACGCGGATATTTACGGCGGGGCACGGCACGTTTGCGAGGAGCTGTTTGGGGCCGTGGGTGTGGAGCGCGAGGCCGTGCAGTTGCAGACCAAGACGGGGATTAGGCCGGGATTTTACGACTCGTCGTACGAGCACATTGTGCGCAGCGTGGAGGAATCCCTGGTGGCGCTGCGCACCGATTACGTGGATGTGCTGTTGATTCACCGGCCCGACGTGTTGGCGGACGCCGATGAGATCGAGCGGGCGTTTGAGGACCTGTACGCGGCCGGGAAGGTGCGGGCCTTTGGTGTGTCTAACCACAATGCGCGGCAGATGAGGTCGCTGGAGTCTAAGTGGGTGGCGGCCAACCAGGTGCAGTTCTCGCTGGCGCACCCGGCGCTGGTGGCGGCGCACCTGACGGTGAACATGCTGTCCACGGAGTTGTCGCCGTCGCGGGACGCGGGGCTGCTGGAGGCGGCGCGGGAGGACGGCGTGGTGCTCCAGGCGTACTCGCCGTACATGGACACCAAGCGGTGGCGCACCTTCATGGGGGATCGGGAAAACTGGGGCAAGCTCAACGAGGTCATCGAGCGCCTGGCTGGCGAGTACGGCGTGGCGCCGGAGGCTATCCCGGCGGCGTGGATCCTGCGGGTCGGCGGCACCCAGGTGGTCACCGGCACCACCAAGGGTGAGCGGCTGGCGCGAATCGCGGCGGCCAGCGATTTGGAGCTGAGCCGGGAGCACTTCTACGAGCTCTACCGCGCAGCAGGCCACGTGCTGCCGTGA
- a CDS encoding IS3 family transposase (programmed frameshift), translating into MPRKYAPEFRQDVVRFALNRPAGMTLAQVAADFGIGGSTLDAWIRREQVSKGVLKASAGEDKARIAQLERQLRLKEEECFILRRAAAYLARDVNPKMIYPLVEELAGLGIAVSRICRVLGIARQPFYRWRGCRQSRLEQRRSYLKERVRAIHSADPAFGYRLITDELARQGVKVASRTVWSICHELGIRSITAPKGKTKTTKSARSVGVDLVGRVFHADGPNRLWLTDITEHPTTQGKLYVCAIKDVWSNRIVALSSATSMSASLAVNALAQAVADRHPPAGCVIHSDRGAQFTSTAYRQAARAYGLVQSMGQAGTCADNAAMESFFALLQKNVLNTRKWETRQELATAIRHWIESTYHRRRRQARLGKLTPIEYETIYTN; encoded by the exons ATGCCCAGGAAGTATGCGCCGGAATTCCGTCAGGATGTGGTGCGTTTTGCGTTGAATCGTCCTGCTGGGATGACGTTGGCGCAGGTAGCAGCTGATTTTGGGATTGGGGGTTCGACTCTGGATGCTTGGATCAGACGCGAGCAGGTTTCTAAGGGTGTGCTCAAGGCTAGTGCGGGTGAGGACAAGGCTCGTATCGCGCAGTTAGAGCGCCAGTTGCGGTTGAAGGAAGAAGAGTGCTTCATCCTTAGAAGGGCGGCGGCTTACCTGGCCCGTGATGTGAACCCAA AAATGATCTACCCCCTGGTAGAAGAACTAGCTGGTTTGGGCATAGCGGTTAGTCGGATCTGCCGGGTGCTTGGTATCGCCCGCCAGCCTTTCTACCGGTGGCGCGGGTGTAGGCAAAGCCGGCTAGAACAACGCCGTAGCTACTTAAAGGAACGGGTGAGGGCCATCCATAGTGCTGATCCTGCTTTTGGCTACCGGCTGATTACCGATGAGCTGGCCCGCCAGGGAGTCAAGGTGGCTAGCCGCACGGTGTGGTCGATCTGTCACGAGTTGGGCATTAGGTCTATTACTGCACCCAAAGGCAAGACCAAGACCACCAAGAGCGCTAGAAGCGTTGGGGTTGATCTGGTTGGGCGGGTCTTTCATGCCGATGGGCCTAACCGTCTCTGGCTTACTGACATCACCGAACATCCCACCACTCAGGGCAAGTTGTATGTGTGTGCGATCAAGGACGTGTGGTCTAACCGGATCGTGGCTCTTAGCAGTGCTACGTCCATGAGCGCTTCTCTCGCGGTTAACGCTTTGGCCCAGGCGGTAGCAGACCGCCACCCACCAGCCGGGTGTGTAATCCATTCAGATCGTGGTGCGCAGTTCACTTCCACGGCCTACCGGCAAGCTGCCCGCGCCTACGGGCTGGTCCAGTCCATGGGACAGGCCGGTACGTGTGCGGACAACGCTGCCATGGAGTCCTTCTTCGCGCTTTTACAGAAGAACGTGCTCAATACCCGCAAGTGGGAAACCCGTCAGGAACTAGCCACCGCCATCCGCCACTGGATCGAATCCACCTACCACCGCCGACGCCGCCAAGCCCGCCTAGGCAAACTCACACCAATCGAATACGAAACAATCTACACAAACTGA
- a CDS encoding pentapeptide repeat-containing protein, which yields MTRDGYHAGSGSEWADKTSEEKERIFRAKLAALKAQTEPARRRVASLLAPLDFLVRLYMYLFRATLRHLKAWFHRWPLFLVIAFWVTVGLSALTGLFGLWAYNSATANSPTGSPQAIKKACFDAANGFVANLQCVWKTAGAGPDTYEAMKLALAVIGGIGGVAFLVIKYRTRASQEREEARADRREAEAQLVAAVEQLGSEFPQVRIAGVYALADVADAYLGDYKQRVVNILCGYLRTTRGKFVERKAEKDMVENADVKTGGSKAQRFYESDDGPVESTILEVLASHLHKQDAADTQAATAEATPSWSECQFDLHGACFIEPLNFKSRIFIGDITFKECHFAREVSFSGSIFTGWARFDGSTFTGRARFHGSTFNDWAIFYDSTFNDEASFDGSTFRRQASFNRSTFKGEVTFDGSTFKGGASFYASTFNDEASFDGSTLTGRARFDDSAFNRRAQDAYINTHGHSPFGPLLPAGAELPLGARWDDDPAP from the coding sequence ATGACTAGGGACGGGTACCACGCTGGTTCCGGTTCTGAGTGGGCCGACAAAACCAGTGAAGAAAAGGAACGCATCTTCAGGGCAAAGTTGGCTGCCCTCAAAGCGCAAACTGAGCCAGCGAGGCGCCGTGTAGCTTCGCTCCTTGCTCCCCTCGACTTCCTAGTGCGGCTCTACATGTATCTCTTCCGGGCAACGCTGAGGCATCTGAAAGCCTGGTTTCACAGATGGCCGCTGTTTCTCGTCATAGCCTTCTGGGTAACAGTTGGCCTTAGCGCTCTCACGGGATTGTTTGGCCTTTGGGCATACAACTCCGCGACGGCAAACTCTCCTACAGGCAGTCCACAGGCCATCAAGAAAGCGTGTTTCGACGCTGCAAACGGATTCGTTGCAAACCTCCAGTGCGTGTGGAAGACAGCAGGAGCGGGTCCAGACACCTACGAAGCAATGAAGCTTGCGCTCGCCGTCATCGGTGGAATAGGTGGAGTCGCATTCCTCGTAATCAAGTACCGCACGCGTGCATCGCAGGAACGCGAAGAGGCTCGGGCAGATAGACGGGAGGCCGAAGCGCAGCTCGTAGCAGCTGTAGAGCAACTCGGCTCGGAGTTTCCCCAAGTTCGAATCGCGGGCGTTTATGCACTGGCCGACGTTGCAGACGCTTACCTGGGCGACTACAAGCAGCGCGTAGTGAACATACTCTGCGGCTATCTGCGCACCACGCGGGGCAAGTTTGTTGAGCGCAAGGCAGAAAAGGATATGGTTGAGAATGCCGATGTAAAGACCGGAGGTTCAAAAGCACAAAGATTCTACGAATCCGACGACGGGCCAGTTGAGTCAACTATCCTCGAGGTTCTCGCGTCTCACTTACACAAACAGGACGCTGCCGACACTCAGGCCGCCACAGCAGAGGCCACGCCTTCATGGAGCGAGTGCCAGTTTGATCTACACGGCGCATGCTTCATCGAACCACTAAACTTCAAATCCAGAATCTTCATCGGTGACATCACATTCAAAGAATGCCATTTTGCGCGTGAAGTAAGTTTCAGCGGCAGCATCTTCACCGGCTGGGCCAGATTCGACGGCAGCACCTTCACCGGCAGGGCCAGATTCCACGGCAGCACCTTCAACGACTGGGCCATCTTCTACGACAGCACCTTCAACGACGAGGCCAGCTTCGACGGCAGCACCTTCCGCAGGCAGGCCAGCTTCAACCGCAGCACCTTCAAGGGCGAGGTAACCTTCGACGGCAGCACCTTCAAGGGCGGGGCCAGCTTCTACGCCAGCACCTTCAACGACGAGGCCAGCTTCGACGGCAGCACCTTAACCGGCAGGGCCAGATTCGACGACAGCGCCTTCAACCGGAGGGCACAAGACGCGTACATTAACACTCACGGGCACTCCCCGTTTGGTCCACTTCTTCCGGCAGGCGCTGAGCTACCGCTCGGCGCCCGGTGGGACGATGACCCCGCGCCTTAG
- a CDS encoding pentapeptide repeat-containing protein, with protein sequence MTARPNSTPGHTPNPAPGPTATSAPAPRQPAKSRRKGSRSAITWALVVSVPLLLVFGGYRYVERHGASSWLTDFWNAATRNNNPTFPLFLIGVIIIGALILIGWLRHHQAEATIERELKNLVSLSLREREAAVHALVNVAHTMGGPYKQRIVTLLCSYLRYYRKHPERAFADRAVPMLTRPSFAPSSLFVQIEEQILKIMAAHTRSPEGAGLGLSTVPAKHSWSDCEFRFHNTAFTRAVSFDYCVFNNRVNFTRCVFHGDVNLHSATFRQDLLLPGAVFWRGLSMEAATCHGALDLQGATCHGPASFFGATFTGPTYFLTAAFPRGTDFGPIPVESNGMPYGAFPVDDVPPAPST encoded by the coding sequence ATGACCGCCCGCCCCAACTCCACACCCGGCCACACCCCCAACCCAGCGCCCGGCCCCACCGCCACCTCCGCCCCCGCGCCGCGTCAGCCTGCCAAATCCCGCCGTAAGGGGAGCCGCAGCGCCATCACCTGGGCGCTGGTGGTGAGCGTGCCGCTGCTGTTGGTGTTCGGCGGCTACCGCTACGTCGAGCGCCACGGCGCCTCCAGCTGGCTGACCGACTTCTGGAACGCGGCGACCCGCAACAACAACCCGACCTTCCCTTTGTTCCTAATCGGCGTAATCATCATCGGCGCTTTGATCCTGATCGGCTGGCTGCGCCACCACCAGGCTGAGGCCACGATCGAGCGGGAGCTTAAGAACCTAGTCTCACTCTCCCTCCGCGAGCGCGAGGCCGCCGTTCACGCCCTCGTCAACGTCGCACACACCATGGGCGGGCCCTACAAGCAGCGCATCGTCACGCTTCTGTGCTCCTACCTGCGTTACTACCGAAAGCACCCCGAGCGGGCCTTCGCCGACCGCGCCGTTCCGATGCTGACCCGCCCCTCGTTCGCCCCCTCCTCCCTTTTCGTGCAAATCGAGGAGCAGATCCTCAAAATCATGGCCGCCCACACGCGCAGCCCCGAGGGCGCCGGCCTTGGTCTGTCCACCGTGCCGGCCAAGCATTCGTGGAGCGACTGCGAGTTCCGCTTCCACAACACCGCCTTCACGCGCGCCGTCAGCTTCGACTACTGCGTCTTTAACAACCGGGTGAACTTCACCAGGTGCGTCTTCCACGGGGACGTCAACCTCCATTCCGCCACCTTCCGCCAAGACCTGCTTCTGCCCGGCGCGGTGTTCTGGCGTGGCCTGAGTATGGAGGCCGCCACCTGCCACGGAGCCCTGGATTTGCAGGGGGCCACCTGCCACGGCCCGGCCAGTTTCTTTGGCGCCACCTTCACCGGACCCACCTACTTCCTCACGGCCGCCTTCCCGCGTGGCACGGATTTCGGCCCGATCCCGGTGGAGAGCAACGGCATGCCGTACGGTGCTTTCCCCGTGGACGACGTTCCTCCCGCCCCCTCCACCTGA